The sequence TAAGCTCAGAAATTTTTTCTTTACAACCTCTTTCTTCAGAAGAATCCCACTTCTTAATTCTAGCTGTTGCTTTTTCGATATTTTCTTGAGAAGCCTCTTTAATAGCCATACCTTCTTTTAAGCTTTGCTCAGCATGCATACCAGCAGCTCTACCAAACACAACCAAATCAAGTAAAGAGTTACTACCTAATCTATTAGCACCATGAACAGATACAGAAGCACATTCACCAACTGCATACAATCCACCAATAATTTTATCTTTACCATTCTCTTGCGTGATAACTTGACCATGTTTATTAGTAGGAATACCACCCATTTGATAGTGACACGTTGGCACAACAGGGATTGGTTTCTCAACAGGGTCAACACCTGCAAATGTCCTAGCAAGCTCTCTAACTGTAGGTAATCTTTCATCAATCACATCTTCACCAAGATGTGTCAAATCTAACCACACACAGTTTGAACCACTGAACGTATCACCACGACCTTCCATAATCTCTTGTTGCGAAGCTCTTGATACAACATCACGACAAGCAAGATCTTTTGCATTAGGAGCATAACGCTCCATAAATCTTTCACCATCTTTGTTACGTAGGATACCACCTTCACCACGGCAACCTTCTGTAACTAAAACACCAGCACCAGCAATACCTGTAGGATGGAACTGCCAAAACTCCATATCTTGAAGAGGAATACCAGCTCTTAAAGCCAGTCCCATACCATCACCAGTATTGATATAAGCATTTGTACTAGACTCATATATACGTCCAGCACCACCTGTTGCCAATATAGTTAGTTTTGACTTTAAGAACACTGTCTCACCAGTTTCGATACATAAAGCAATAACTCCTGATACACTACCATCATCCGCTTTGACTAAGTCAACAGCAAACCACTCAGTGTAAAAGTTAGTCTTATGTGCTAAGTTACCTTGATAAAGTGTATGTAGTAACGCATGTCCTGTTCTATCAGAAGCAGCACACGTTCTTTTCGCTTGATTTGCAGGATCAAAGTTTCTTGACATCCCACCAAAAGCACGTTGATATATCTTACCATCTTCTAAACGTGAAAAAGGCATCCCCATATGCTCTAATTCAATAATAGACTGTGGTGCATGTTCACACATATACTCAATAGCATCTTGGTCACCAATATAGTCAGACCCTTTCACCGTATCATACATATGCCACTTCCAATCATCAGAAGGAAGATCATCATCAAATTTAATATTCCCTAAAGCCGCTGCAATACCACCTTGAGCTGCAACAGTATGCGATCTTGTAGGAAAAACTTTAGAAACAACAGCAGTTTTAAACCCAGACTGGGATAACTGAAATGCTGCTCTTAGGCCTGCTCCACCAGCACCAATAACAATAGCATCAAATTCTTGTGTAGCTATACTCATAAAAACAACCTCTTAATAGAAAAATAAAATTGTAAATAACCAAAAAAAGCAGAATACATAAACCAAAACAAAACTCAGCATTACAAGAGCAGAGGCCCATGCACACTTAATGTAGTCACCACAAATAATCCATATACCTACCCACGCATGGAAAAACATTGCTAAGTAAGCGATAAGTGTAGCGATTCTAAAGAATATCCCATCAGTAAAAAGGCCTCTCCAACTATCATAGTTTAAGCTACCAGAATGAGATAAACATAATGCTTCAATTAAGAGATATGCAAAGTAAACAGCAATAATTACAGCCGTAACTCGTTGGACAAAAAAGTCCTTAATACCAGAAGAAGTCAATGAAATTACAGCCATAAGTAGCACCCCCAAAGAATAGCTGATAAAACACCTAAAACGATTACAATTAAAGATGTGATTTTAGCAACAGTCATACTCTCACCAAAGCCCATATCCATAATCATATGTCTGATCCCAGCATATACATGATAAGTTATTGCAGATAAGAACAACCAAAAAAATATACTAACCCAACTTTTTGTTAATACAGCTACAGTGTTCTCGTAACCAGTAGGCCCTGCAAGGGAATAATTCATTCCCACAACCACCAAAGGTATAGCAATAAGCAGAATCACCCCTGATATACGATGTAAGATAGAACTTATCGCAGTAACAGGGAATTTGTACGATTTTATTGACATTAAGTCAATGTTGGTAATTTTTTTCACGCTCGACGTCCCTCCGAAGCAATTTTTATATATAAATAAACTAGACTCAAACTAATGATTATACAACATTCTAATAATATATTTTTGTAGAATCAAATTCAAACTTTTAAGTAAAGTTTTAGTCTTATTTTCAGTTGCTATCAAAAATAGCAAAACTATTCAATACAAAGTTATAGCAGAGAATGTAATTTTACTAACAAAGATGTACAATTTTATTAACAATAGCTTTTATTTGCAAAAGATATTTGCAAATAGGCAATCTTTAGCTTATTATTCCCCTGTGGCGATACCGAATTAGTATTATTCACTTTAACAACTGGTGTCTTTTTATTGCAATTTCTATATTGTAAAACCACATTTATATGATTTTTTCATTAACTCTTTTTTACGTGGAGGCCAATTTTAATGAGCAAATACGCAACGCTTAAATATGAAGCAAAAAATATCGAAATAGAATTACCAGTGCACTCTCCTAGTCTGGGGAATGATTGTATAGATGTTTCATCACTAGTAAAACACGGAATTTTCACTTATGACCCTGGATTTATGTCAACAGCTGCTTGTGAATCAAAGATAACATATATCGATGGAGGCAAAGGTGTTCTTCTTCATAGAGGCTATCCTATAGAAGAGTGGACAGAAAAATCTAACTACAGAACTCTTTGCTACGCTCTAATATATGGCAAACTACCATCTGATGAGCAAAGAGAAAGCTTCAGAAAAGAAATTATTTCTAAAATGACAGTATGTGAGCATGTTAAAGCTGCAATATCTGCTTTACCAAAACACACTCACCCAATGTCTGGATTAATTGCTGGTGTTAATGTTTTAGCGGCAGAATATATCCAAAATGGCAAAAAAGAGGCTCAAGATGAAGTTGCTAAAAACATTGTGGCAAAAATTGCTACAATCGCAGCTATGGCTTATAGACATAATCAAGGCAAAAAACTACTTGATCCTAAACCAGAATACGGATATGCAGAGAACTTCATCTACATGATGTTTGCTGATGATGAAAACTACAAGCCAGATGAACTACATGTAAAAGCAATGGATACAATCTTTATGCTTCATGCAGATCATGAGCAAAATGCTTCAACTTCTACTGTGAGATTATCAGGTTCAACAGGAACATCTCCATATGCTGCTATTATCGCAGGTATAACAGCCCTATGGGGACCTGCTCACGGCGGCGCTAATGAAGCAGTTCTTAAAATGCTATCTAGAATAGGTAGCATTGACAATATAGACACATATATTGCGAAAGCTAAAGATAAAGATGATCCATTTAGACTAATGGGCTTTGGTCATAGAGTATATAAAAACACAGACCCAAGAGCTACAGCTATGAAGAAGAACTGTGAGGAAATATTAGCTAAGCTTGGTAATAGTGATAACCCTCTTTTAACAATTGCTAAAAGACTTGAAGAAATCGCATTACAAGACGAGTTCTTTATTGAAAGAAAACTTTTCCCTAATGTAGATTTCTATTCAGGTATTATCTTAAAAGCAATGGGCATCCCTGAAGATATGTTCACAGCGATATTCGCTCTTGCTAGAACTTCTGGATGGATATCTCAATGGATTGAAATGGTTAATGACCCAGCACAGAAAATTGGCCGTCCTAGACAACTTTATACTGGTGAAACTAGTAGAGACCTCTAATAATTTCTATTATCAATCAATCTATTTACTTTTTCTTTAATTTAAATTAGTCTTTTATTAGTTTACCTATAAACTCGTATGAATCTAAATGACTAATAAACCAACTCTATCACAAAAGCTAATAGCTCCATTTAAGCAATCTAAAATGTTTAGTATGCTTATTTTAGGCTATGCTTCAGGATTTCCTTTGATGCTTACTGCATCATCTCTTTTCCTTTGGTACAAAGATAATGGCATAGAAACTAAAGATATTGGTTTTTTAACTCTTATTGCCGTGCCATATACATTCAAATATCTATGGGCTCCTTTTTTAGATAG is a genomic window of Francisella sp. LA112445 containing:
- the sdhA gene encoding succinate dehydrogenase flavoprotein subunit, whose amino-acid sequence is MSIATQEFDAIVIGAGGAGLRAAFQLSQSGFKTAVVSKVFPTRSHTVAAQGGIAAALGNIKFDDDLPSDDWKWHMYDTVKGSDYIGDQDAIEYMCEHAPQSIIELEHMGMPFSRLEDGKIYQRAFGGMSRNFDPANQAKRTCAASDRTGHALLHTLYQGNLAHKTNFYTEWFAVDLVKADDGSVSGVIALCIETGETVFLKSKLTILATGGAGRIYESSTNAYINTGDGMGLALRAGIPLQDMEFWQFHPTGIAGAGVLVTEGCRGEGGILRNKDGERFMERYAPNAKDLACRDVVSRASQQEIMEGRGDTFSGSNCVWLDLTHLGEDVIDERLPTVRELARTFAGVDPVEKPIPVVPTCHYQMGGIPTNKHGQVITQENGKDKIIGGLYAVGECASVSVHGANRLGSNSLLDLVVFGRAAGMHAEQSLKEGMAIKEASQENIEKATARIKKWDSSEERGCKEKISELRKELQQVMQQYFSVFRQESTMKEGLDKLYALRDRLENAVLEDNSRVFNMMRIEALELDNLMLTAVATAKLALERTESRGAHSRVDYPDRDDENWMKHTLYFLDGDKTSSRGVNMSPTKVKAFQPAERKY
- the sdhD gene encoding succinate dehydrogenase, hydrophobic membrane anchor protein; the encoded protein is MGVLLMAVISLTSSGIKDFFVQRVTAVIIAVYFAYLLIEALCLSHSGSLNYDSWRGLFTDGIFFRIATLIAYLAMFFHAWVGIWIICGDYIKCAWASALVMLSFVLVYVFCFFWLFTILFFY
- the sdhC gene encoding succinate dehydrogenase, cytochrome b556 subunit, with translation MSIKSYKFPVTAISSILHRISGVILLIAIPLVVVGMNYSLAGPTGYENTVAVLTKSWVSIFFWLFLSAITYHVYAGIRHMIMDMGFGESMTVAKITSLIVIVLGVLSAILWGCYLWL
- a CDS encoding citrate synthase, with translation MSKYATLKYEAKNIEIELPVHSPSLGNDCIDVSSLVKHGIFTYDPGFMSTAACESKITYIDGGKGVLLHRGYPIEEWTEKSNYRTLCYALIYGKLPSDEQRESFRKEIISKMTVCEHVKAAISALPKHTHPMSGLIAGVNVLAAEYIQNGKKEAQDEVAKNIVAKIATIAAMAYRHNQGKKLLDPKPEYGYAENFIYMMFADDENYKPDELHVKAMDTIFMLHADHEQNASTSTVRLSGSTGTSPYAAIIAGITALWGPAHGGANEAVLKMLSRIGSIDNIDTYIAKAKDKDDPFRLMGFGHRVYKNTDPRATAMKKNCEEILAKLGNSDNPLLTIAKRLEEIALQDEFFIERKLFPNVDFYSGIILKAMGIPEDMFTAIFALARTSGWISQWIEMVNDPAQKIGRPRQLYTGETSRDL